Below is a window of Desulfarculaceae bacterium DNA.
TGGGGGCGCTACAGCGGACGCTCCCACCAGGGCGACGCCTTCGGCCCCTTCCGGGTGCCGGAGGACAGCTACTTCATGATGGGCGACAACCGGGACAACTCCTATGACTCGCGCTTCTGGAACCAGGGCCAGGGCGGCTTCGTGCCCCGGGGGGACATCGTGGGCCGGGCCGAGGTGGTGCTGTGGTCCTGGAAACAGTTTCCGGTGAGCCTGCGCTGGTCCCGCTCGGGCCACCTTATCCGCTGAGGCGGGGAGCCATGCCTAGCAGCCAAACCAAGATCATGGACGCGGCGGCCGCCGCCGAAGCGGCCCGCGCGGTGCGGGCCCGGGGCGGCAAGGTGGTTTTCACCAACGGCTGCTTCGACCTTTTGCACGCGGGTCACGTGGACATCCTGGAGCGGGCCCGCGCGCTGGGCGACTATCTGGTGCTGGGCCTCAACAGCGACCAATCGGTGCGCTCCCTGGAAAAAGGCGTGGAGCGCCCAGTGGTGCCCCAGGAGCTCAGGGCCCGGGTGGTGGCCGGGCTGGCCTCGGTGGACGCGGTGGTCATCTTCGGCCAGTCCACCCCGGCCGAGCTCATCGCCGAAGTGCTGCCCGACGTGCTGGTCAAGGGCGGCGACTGGCCCGAGGACAAGATCGTGGGGGCCGACACGGTGCGGGCCCATGGGGGCGAGGTGTACAGCCTGCCCCTGGTGGAAGGCCTATCCACCACCGGCCTGGTGGAGAAGCTCACTAAGCCCCGCCCTTGACAAGCCCCCAGATGGCGGGACAATAGAGAAGACCCGCCGGGACGAAAGCAAGGGGAGGAAAGCTCATGGCCAAGGACAAGCTGAATGACGGCGAGCCCCGGCGCGCCGGGTGGCTGAATCCCTTCGGCTCCGGCCTGGGCCCCGGCGGCCGCGTCTGGCGGGCCGTACTATTGGTGGTGGTGCTCTACTTCGTCTGCGCGCCCTTCGTCATGTGGTACGAGTACAACCGCGCCTTCCCCGAGTTTTTCAACCCCGCCCCCCCGGCCAACGCGCCTTCGGAGATGCCGGCCCTCAATACCTCGGGCGTGGTGTTCAGCGACACCCTTGTCACCCTGGGCAACAACATGCTGGGCGCCTGGCTGCCCAACGACGTGATCTACCCCTCGGTGCTCATGGACAATCCCCAGAACTTCCAGCTCGGCGAGTTGGAAGTTCTGCGCTACTGCACCCGGGCGCTCCGCGATAAGCTATCGCGCCAGCGCACCACCGACCGCATCGACAAGCACGCGGACCGGGCCTTCACCGATTTTTCCAACAATCCCCATCTGTGGATATTCCCGGCGGCCGAGAGCAAGCTCAGCGACGGGGTGCGGGCCTTGGGGCTCTACCGCCAGGGCCTGATCAAGGGCACCAGCCACTTCTACCCCCGGGTCGACAACCTCATCGAGCTCTTGGACCAGTTCACCAGCCTCTTGGGCGGGGTGGACACCCGGCTGGCCAACGCCCCCCGCGACGTGGGGGAGCGCCTGAGCGAGGAGACCGCCGGCGACGCAACCCAGCAGGGCGAGAAGCGCATGAGGGTGGCGGTGCCCTGGTCCCAGATCGACGACAATTTCTACTTCGGCCGGGGCGTGGCCTACGCCATGTACGAGGCGATGCTGGCGGTGCGCTGGGAGTTCCGCGACGTGATCGAGCTCAAGCGCTCCAGCGAGCTGATGGACACCATCGTGGACGAGCTCAGGCTGGCCCACTTCGAGCCCCTGGTGGTGCTCAACGGATCGCGGGACAGCATTTTCGCCAACCACAGCCTCAAGCTGATGGCCACCCTGGAAAACGTGCGCCAGAAGATGATCAACCTCCAGCAGATGCTGGAGCGCTAGGCTCCGGCCATAGGGAAGGGTCCGCCGATTTCTGCCATGACCAACCTGCGTTGTCCCCAGTGTTTGTTTTGCGAAGAGTTGGATCTGGAAAAGGAGCTGATCCGCTGCACCAATGCCGACGTGGCCGCCGAGGCCGCCTGGGAGGAGCTTTACTACTCCCAGGGCTATTTGGAGCTGCCCCTGCCCGCGCCGGAAGACAAGCCCTGCTTCTGGTTCGTGCGCAAGAACGACTAGCGGCCCTTTATCGTGGAGCAGGCTCAGCAGCCGATCGAATGTTCATGAAAACCTCATCCAAATCGGCGAAGCCAGGCGCCGGCAGACAAGGCGTCCGGCAAGCGACAACCGGAGGCGTAGCTGAAGCTACGTCGAGGTTGGAGCGCAGCCGGCAACACAGTATGCCGGTGGCTGGCACAGCCGGCCTCGCTATTCGCGTGAACTAGCCAATGCCCACCCTCCGCATCGCCCAAGCCCAGATAAACCCCACGGTGGGCGACATCAGCGCCAACCAGGAGCTGATCCTTGACTACGCCCGCCGGGCCCATCAGGCCGGGGCCCATCTGGTCACCTTCCCCGAGCTGGCCGTGATCGGCTATCCGCCCGAGGATCTCCTGCTCAAGCCGCGCTTCCTCATGGACTCCATGGCCGCGGTGCGGGAGCTGGCCGCCCAGTGCCCGCCCATCAACCTGGTGGTGGGCTTTGCCGACGCGGACCTGGAGCAGGGGCTGTGCTACAACGCCGCCGCGGTGATCAGCAAAGGCGAGGTCCGGGCGGTGTACCGCAAGAAGGAGCTGCCCAACTACGGGGTGTTCGACGAGAAGCGCTACTTCGCGCCGGGCAATGACTGCCTGCTCCTGGACCTGGGCGGCGCGCGCCTCATGCTCACCATCTGCGAGGATGTGTGGGTGGCCGGCGATGAGTGCGAGCTTTGCGCCCGGAAGCACCAGGCTCAGGTGACGCTCAACATCTCTGCCTCGCCCTTCCACGCGGGCAAGCTGGACGAACGCAAGGACATCGTGGCCCGCTTCGCGGCGGCCACCGGGTCCTACGTGTTCTACAACAATCTGGTGGGCGGCCAGGATGAGCTGGTATTCGACGGCGGCTGCCTGGCCGAGAGCCCGGAGGGCCATACCCTGGCCTGCTCGCCGCGCTTTGTTCAAGATTTGCAGATCGTGGACCTGGAGCTGCCCCCGGCGGCGGAGCTGCCCAGCCTGACCAGCGACCCACGGGTGCGGGTGGTGGAGCTGCCCCTGGAGGGCGAGCGGCCCGCCGCTCCCCTGGCCCCGGTGTGCGCCCCGGAGATGGGCTACCTGGCCGAGACCTACCAGGCCCTGGTTTTGGGCACCCGGGATTACATAAAGAAGAACGGCTTCAAGCGGGTGGTGCTGGGCCTGTCCGGGGGCATCGACAGCGCCTTCACCGCGGCGGTGGCCGTGGAGGCCCTGGGGGTGGAAAACGTCACCGGCGTGACCATGCCCAGCCAGTTCACCAGCAACGAGACCCGCTCGGACGCCGAGCTCTTGGCCGCCAACCTGGGCATCCAGCTGATCACCGTGCCCGTGGCCCACATCTACCACATCTATTTGGACGAGATGCGCGAAGCCTTCGGGCCGGGCGCGCCCGGGGTGGAGCACGAAAACCTCCAGGCGCGCATCCGGGGCAACATACTCATGGCCCTGTCCAACCGTTTCGGCTGGCTGGTCTTGACCACGGGCAACAAGAGCGAGACCGCGGTGGGCTACTGCACCCTGTACGGCGACATGGCCGGGGGCTTCGCGGTGATCAAGGACGTGCCCAAGACCCTGGTCTACGAGCTGGCCGCCCATGTAAACGAATCCGCCGGGCGCGAGCTGATCCCGGCCAGCACCATCGAGCGGCCGCCCTCGGCCGAGCTTCGGCCCGACCAAAAGGACAGCGACTCCCTGCCCCCCTACGAAGTGCTCGATCCCATCCTCAGGGCCTACGTGGAAGAGGACATGGTCCTGGACGAGATCGTGGCCCTGGGCCACGACTTCGCCATGGTGCGGGACATCATCCGCCTGGTGGACATCAACGAGTACAAGCGCCGCCAGGCCCCGCCCGGGGTGAAGATCACGCCCAAGGCCTTTGGCCGCGACCGCCGCCTGCCCATCACCAACCACTACCGCCCCGGCTTCGACCGCCGAAACTAAGGCGCTGAGGCCCGAACCCACCCCTAGGTGGGAAAATTCTTATTTACAAAAATGTTATGCGTTGAATTTGTGCCTACCTAGTGGTACGTTTGCCCATTATTTCGTACCAAGCAGTAGCCACAAGCAAAATGAGAGCGGCGAATGTCACCTGAAACCGCCCCTAACGGGACTTATCAGCGGCAGCTCAAGGAGCTGTCTCTGCTTTTCGACATAAGCACCACCCTGGAACGCAGCATGGACCTGAGGGACGTGGTGGCCCCGGTCCTGGAGCTCATGGCCAACCACATGGGCATGATGCGCGGCACCATCACCCTGCTCAACCGCGAGACCGGGGAGATCATGATCGAGGCGGCCCACGGCCTCAGCGCCAAGCAGCGTGAGCGCGGCCGCTACCAGCTCGGCGAGGGCGTCACCGGCCAGGTGGTGCAGTCGGGCCGGCCCATGGTTGTGGAGCACATCAACGAGGAGCCCCACTTCCTGGACCGCACCGGGGCGCGCTCCAAGCTGGACAAGAACGACATCTCCTTCATCTGCGTGCCCATCAAGCTGGGCAACGAGGTGGTGGGCGCGCTCAGCGCCGACCGCCTGTTCTCCGACGCCATCAGCCTGGAAGAGGACGTGCGCCTGTTGTCGGTGATCGGCTCCATGATCGCCCAAGCGGTGCGCCTCAGGCAGGAAGTGGCCGAGGAGCAGCAACGCCTGCGCGAGGAGAACCTGCGCCTCCAGGAAAGCCTCAAGGACCGCTTCCACCCGGCCAACATCATCGGCAAGTCCAAGGCCATGCAGATGGTCTACGACCTCATCGCCCAGGTCTGCCAAGTGGGCACCACGGTGCTCATCCGGGGCGAAAGCGGCACCGGCAAGGAGCTGGTGGCCCACGCCATCCACTACAACAGCCTCCGGGCCTCCAAGCCCTTCATCAAGGTGAACTGCGCGGCCCTGCCGGAAAGCGTCATCGAATCCGAGCTATTCGGCCACGAAAAGGGCGCCTTCACCGGGGCGCACAACCAGCGCAAGGGCCGCTTCGAGCTGGCCGACGGGGGCACCATCTTCCTGGACGAGGTGGGCGACCTCTCCCCGGCCACCCAGGTCAAACTGCTGCGCGTGCTCCAGGAGCGCGAGTTCGAGCGGGTGGGCGGCACCGAGACCATCAAGAGCGACGTGCGGGTCATCGCCGCCACCAACCGCGACCTGGAAAAGCTCTTGGAAACCAGCACCTTCCGCCAGGACCTCTACTACCGGCTCAACGTGTTCCCCATCCACGTGCCGCCCCTCAGGGAGCGCGGCACGGACGTGCTTCTGTTGGCCAACTACTTTTCCGAGCGCTTCAGCCGGACCAACAGCAAGACCATCCGGCGCATCTCCACCCCGGCCATCGACATGCTCATGTCCTATCACTGGCCGGGCAACGTGCGCGAGCTGGAGAACTACATCGAGCGCGCGGTGATCCTGTCCTCCGACGAGGTGATCCACGGGCACCACCTGCCCCCCACCCTGCAAACCGCCGAGGCCTCGGGCACCATCCACCAGGGGACCCTCAAGTCCACCATGGAGAACGTGGAGCGCGAGCTAATCGCCGACGCGCTGAAGAACTCCCGGGGCAACAAGGCCTCGGCCGCCCGCAGCCTGGGAATCAGCGAGCGGCTCATGGGTCTCAGGGTGAGAAAGTACGGCATCGACCCTCGGCGCTTCCGTACGAAAAAGTAGATTAACCCCTCTTTTCATACCAATCGGTAGCCTTTCCGGGCCCGCCAATCTCGCCCCCATTTTGGGGGCGATTTTTTTTCGCGTGATAATTTAACAAGTTATATAACTTGATCGCCTCCTGTGCAGCTCTGGCACACACTTTGCCATTAGGAAACCCCAGAAGCGTTCCCCAGTGGACAGATAAACGGCCCAAAGGCTTGGCTGGCCGAGGGCCTTAACTAGAGAGCACAGAGCACATCAGGAGGAAATGAGTTATGAAGAAGTTGGTAATCTGTATGTTGTTGGCCTTGAGCCTGGCGATCCCTGGCACCTTCGCCGCCGCCACCCCGGCCCAAGCCAAACTGACCCCCACGGTTGACCTCGAGGTCGGCTTCAACAGCAAGTACGTGTGGCGCGGCATCGTGGTGGTGGACGACTGGGTAGCCCAGCCCTCCTTTACCGCGGGCGTCGGCGGCTTCAGCTTCAACGCCTGGGCCGACTACATGCTGACCGACCAGAACGGCCGCCAGAACGAGATCGACGAGATCGACCTGACCGTGGACTACACCTTTGACCTGGGCGCCTTCTCCATCCCGGTGGGCGTCATCCGCTACACCTTCCCGGGCAGCACCCTGGCCGACACCACCGAGTTCTACGCTGGCGTCAGCTACAACTGGATCGTCACCCCCAGCCTGACCATCTACAAGGACGTCCAGGAGTCCAACGGCTTCTACGTCCTGGGCGCCCTGGACTACGCCCTGGATCTTCCCAAGCTCGGCGACGGCATCACCTGGGCCCTGAACGTGGGCGCCAGCATTGCCTACGGCAGCGACGACAACAACGAGTTCTACTACAACGGGACCGACAAGAGCGGTTTCACCGACTACAGCGGCTACATCTCCCTGCCCTTCAGCTTTGCTGAGTACTTCACGGTCACCCCGCAGGTGGTCTTCACCGGCCTGGTCGACGGCGACATCAAGGACAACATGAAGCCGCTCCAGGACGACAACAACGTTTACTTCGGCGTGGTGCTGGGCGCCTCGTTCTAAAGACGGATTAGAAACCGAGGCCCGGCCGGATAGGCACCCCGGCCGGGCCGTTTCCAAAGGAGCAGTTGGGAAATGATCAAGCGCGTGATGGCTTCTCTGATCACCCTGACGGGAGTGGGGCTCTTGACCGCCCTGCCCGCCTGGGCAGAAGAGGCCGCCAAAGCACCCAAGGTAAACGACCTGGACACGGTCTGGGTGCTATTGGCGGCCTACTTGGTCTTCTTCATGCAGCCTGGGTTCGCCATGGTGGAAGCCGGCCTAACCCGGGCCAAGAACGCGGCCAACATCCTCGCCAAGAACTTCATGGACTTCGCGTTCGCCAGCATTCTCTACTTCCTCGTAGGATATGCCTTCATGTTCGGCGAAGGCAACAGCTTTATCGGCATGAGCGGCTTCGGCCTCTCCGGCCTGGCCAGTGAAGGCCTGCCGATCTGGGCCTCCTGGATGTTCCAGGCGGTCTTCTGCGGCACCGCCGCCACCATCGTCTCGGGCGTCATGGCCGAGCGCACCAAGTTCCCCAGCTATCTGATAGCGACCGCGCTGCTGACGGCCATCATCTACCCCATCATCGGTCACTGGACCTGGGGCGGCGGCTGGCTGTCCGAGATGGGCTTCTTCGACTTCGCCGGCTCCACCATCGTGCACGGCACCGGTGGCTGGGTTGGCCTGGTCGGCGCCATCATCCTCGGCCCCCGCATCGGCCGCTACGGCCCGGACGGCAAGAGCCGCGTCCTGGCCGGTCACAACATCCCCTTGGCCGCCCTCGGTGTGTTCATCCTGTGGTTCGGTTGGTTCGGGTTCAACCCCGGCAGCCAGCTGGCCGCCTCGGGCACCGAAAACGCCATGGCCATCGCCCTTATCACCATCAACACCAACCTGGCCGCCGCGGCCGGCGCCATGGGAGCCATGTTCCTGGTGTGGGCCATGTACGGCAAGCCTGACCTCACCATGTGCATGAACGGCGCCCTGGCGGGCCTGGTGGCCATCACCGCGCCCTGCGCCGTGGTCAGCCCCTGGGCCGCCATCGTCATCGGCCTCATCGCCGGCGGCATCGTGGTCATGGGCGTGAGCCTGTTGGACAAGCTGCACATCGACGACCCGGTGGGTGCGGTGCCGGTCCACGCCTTCAACGGCATGTGGGGCACCATTGCGGTGGGCATCTGGGGCCAGAAGGCCCTGGGCCTGGGCAACGACGGCCTGCTGCATGGCGGCGGCTTCACCCAGTTGGGCATCCAGATCATGGGCACCGTTGTCTGCGCCGTGTTTGCCATGGTGTGCATGGCGGTGGTATTCCTGGCGGTGAAGGCCATCATGGGCCTGCGCGTGACCAAGGAAGAGGAAGTCCGCGGTCTGGACATTGAAGAACACGGTATGGAAGCCTACTCCGACTTCCAGATCTTCACCACCAGGTAGAAAGGAGGGGAAGGTCAATGAAAATGATAATCGCCTACATCAAGCCCGAGCGCTTGAACGACGTGAAGCAGGCCCTGTACGAAGCCGAGGTGTTCAACATGTCGGTCACCAACATCGTGGGCTCGGGCCGCCAGCGCGGCTTCTCCGAGACTTACCGCGGCGTCGCACAGGAAGTAAACCTCCTCAAGAAGGTGCGCATCGAGATCGGCCTCAACGACGACTTCGTGGAGTCGGCCAAGGCGGCCATCATCAAGGGCGCCCGCACCGGCGAGATCGGCGACGGCGTCATGTTCGTGCTGCCGATGGAGGAATCCATCCGCATCCGCACCGGCGAGCAGGGCCCGCCCGCCATGGGCTAGGGCCGAAACCTGAACCACTTACCGGGCTCGGGAGGCTTGCATGGCCTCCCGGGCCCGTATATGCTGGGGATTAACAACTGGTTGGTCGCCCCGCATTGAGGGCACCTACCATTTGGTAGTTTTAGCCTAAATTCAGCATACCGATCGGTAGGGTTACGAAGGCCTCTTTCCGGGGCTTTCTGGAGATATAGCCAGCAATTCACACAGTTAGGCAGCGGCACCTGGTTTGGCTCGGAAATTGCTTAGTCATTCCAGAGCTACCAAATTTGTAAAGTGCCGCTCCGATAAGCCCTGGCCAGGTTGGCCTTCGGGGCGAAACCCGCGGCCAAGGTCAAGCCCATTTGATCTCAAGGAGGAATACGAGCATGGCAAAAATGACCAAAGAAGGCGTCCTTAAGGCGGTAAAGGACAACAACGTTAAGTTCATCCGCCTATGGTTCACCGACATTCTGGGCGTGATGAAGAGCTTCGCCATCACCCCCAACGAGCTGGAGACGGCGCTTTCGGAGGGTATGGGCTTTGACGGCTCTTCCATCCAAGGCTTCGCGCGCATCGACGAGTCGGACATGATCGCCATGCCCGACATCTCCACCTTCCAGCTGCTGCCCTGGCGCAACCAGGAAAGCGGCGCCGTGGCCCGCATGTTCACCGACGTGCTCAACCCCGACGGCACCCCCTATGAGGGCGACCCCCGCTACGTGCTCAAGCGTCAGCTGAAAAAGGCCGCCGACAAGGGCTACACCATGTACGTGGGCCCGGAACTCGAGTTCTTCTACTTCAAGGACGCCTACGGCACCGAGTACCTGGACGAGGGCGGCTACTTCGACCTGACCCCCCTGGACGTGGCCAGCGACCTTCGCCGCGACACCATCCTGGCGCTCGAGAAGCTGGGCATCACCGTGGAGTACTCCCACCACGAGGTGGCCCCCAGCCAGCACGAGATCGACCTGCGCTACGCCGAGGCCCTGCAAATGGCCGACGCCGCCATGACCTACCGCCTGACGGTCAAAGAGATCGCCATGATGCACGGCGTGTACGCGACCTTCATGCCCAAGCCGGTCTTCGGCGAGAACGGCTCGGGTATGCACACCCACCAGAGCCTGTTCAAGGGCAAGAAGAACCTGTTCTTCGACGCCAAGGATGAGTTCGGCCTGAGCAAGGAAGGCAAGAGCTACATCGCGGGCCTGCTGAAGCACGCCCCGGAGTTCACCTCCATCATCGCCCAGTGGGTCAACAGCTACAAGCGCCTGGTGCCCGGCTATGAGGCCCCGGTGTACGTGGCCTGGGCCCGCCGCAACCGCTCCGCCCTGGTGCGCGTGCCCATGTACAAGCCCGGCAAGGAGATGGCCACCCGCTGCGAGCTGCGCTGCCCCGACCCCGCCTGCAACCCCTACCTGGCCTTCGCGGTCATGCTGGCCGCCGGCATGAAGGGCATGGAAGAGGGCTACGAGCTGGCCGCTCCGGTCGAGGAAGACATCTTCGAGATGAACGCCAAGCAGCTCAAGAAGCACAAGATCAGCGCCCTGCCCGCCACCCTGGGCGACGCCATCGCGCTGACCGCCAAGAGCTCGCTGGTCAAGGAAACCCTGGGCGATCACGTGTTCGAGAAGTTCCTGGAGAACAAGACCGCCGAGTGGGACGCCTTCCGTCTGTACGTCACCGACTGGGAGCTGGACCGCTACCTCTCCATCCTGTAGCTTTCGGCTCTATGCAAGCATCCCGCCGGGGAGCCCTTCGGGGCTCCCCGGTTTTTTTGCGCCGGGCTTTGCAAGCCGACGCCGCATAGGCTATAAAGCGGCGTGAACCCCAACCCGGAGCCGCCCTTGCCGCCAGAAGAAAACCAAAGCCTGCACGCGCCGGGAGACCATCTTCTCCTGGTGGACGAAAAGGACCGGCAATATTTGATCCAGGTGCCGGACCCTTTGCTCAAGGTGCGCCTCAAGGGCGAGATGCTGGACCACCCCACCCTGGCCAACCTGCACTCCGGAGAGCTGCTGGTCACCCCCCAGCGCCGCCACTACCTGGTGTTCGTGCCCACCCTGGAGCAGGTGGTGATGAACATGCCCCGCCAGGCCCAGGTGATCTTCCCCAAGGACCTGGCCCTGTTACTTTTTTTCGGCGACGTGGCGCCCGGCATGACCGTGATCGAGGTGGGCACCGGCCACGGCGCCCTCACCATGTCCCTGCTCAGAGCCTTGGGGCCCACCGGACGCCTGATCAGCTTCGACGTGCGCCGCGATCACCTCAACCGCACCAAGAAGAACGTGGCCGCCTATCTGGGGGAGGAGTTCCTGGAGCGCTGGGAGCCGGTGATGGCCAACCCGGTGGAAGACGGCTTCGGCGAATACGACTGCGACCGCATGTTTAGTGACATCCCCGAGCCCTGGACCCTCATGGAGGGCGCCTCCGAAGCGGTGCGGCCCGGCGGCATCTGGGCGGCCTATCTTCCCACGGCCATGCAGCTCATGCGCCAGATGGAGGCCCTGCAAAACGAGCGCGCCTTCTGCCTGCCCAGCTCCTTCGAGGCCATGCAGCGCTACTGGCAGGTGCGGCCGCCTTCGGTGCGCCCCTCCCACGCCATGCGCGGCCACACCGGCTTCATCATCCTGGGCCGCCGCCGCTGGCTGCCTCCCCGCCCCGAATAGGCTGGGAAGGGCAGCTTGTCCGTGATATAAAGGGTTTATGATCGTCTTTGACCTCCAGTGCGACCAGGGTCACGCCTTTGAAGGTTGGTTCGACGACCTCAAGGACCTGGAAAAGCAGCTAAAGAAGAAGCTGGTCGCCTGCCCGGTGTGCGGCAGCGAAGCGGTGAAACGGGTGCCCTCGGCCTTTGCCATCTCCAAGGGACGCAGCCAGGCGGACCACGAGAAGGCGGCCAAGATGCTGGGCCGCTCCTTGCAGCGCTATTTCCAGGAAAACTTCGAGGACGTGGGGCCGCAGTTCGCCAAGGAGGCGCTCAAGATCCACTACGGGGTCAGCGAGTCGCGCAACATCCGGGGGGTCTCCACCAGCGAGGAAGAGAAAATGCTCCAAGAAGAGGGCGTGGACTTCTTCAAGGTGGGAACCGAGGCGCCGCCCCAAAGCGACAGCAGCGAGGAAGACGACTAGGTCTCGGTCTCCCGGGGCTTTTGCCTGCCCTGCCCGGCCGCCTCGGCCGCGCAGGGCGCGTTTTTGGCTACCAGACGTTTCAGCTTGGC
It encodes the following:
- a CDS encoding ammonium transporter; amino-acid sequence: MIKRVMASLITLTGVGLLTALPAWAEEAAKAPKVNDLDTVWVLLAAYLVFFMQPGFAMVEAGLTRAKNAANILAKNFMDFAFASILYFLVGYAFMFGEGNSFIGMSGFGLSGLASEGLPIWASWMFQAVFCGTAATIVSGVMAERTKFPSYLIATALLTAIIYPIIGHWTWGGGWLSEMGFFDFAGSTIVHGTGGWVGLVGAIILGPRIGRYGPDGKSRVLAGHNIPLAALGVFILWFGWFGFNPGSQLAASGTENAMAIALITINTNLAAAAGAMGAMFLVWAMYGKPDLTMCMNGALAGLVAITAPCAVVSPWAAIVIGLIAGGIVVMGVSLLDKLHIDDPVGAVPVHAFNGMWGTIAVGIWGQKALGLGNDGLLHGGGFTQLGIQIMGTVVCAVFAMVCMAVVFLAVKAIMGLRVTKEEEVRGLDIEEHGMEAYSDFQIFTTR
- the nifA gene encoding nif-specific transcriptional activator NifA; the protein is MSPETAPNGTYQRQLKELSLLFDISTTLERSMDLRDVVAPVLELMANHMGMMRGTITLLNRETGEIMIEAAHGLSAKQRERGRYQLGEGVTGQVVQSGRPMVVEHINEEPHFLDRTGARSKLDKNDISFICVPIKLGNEVVGALSADRLFSDAISLEEDVRLLSVIGSMIAQAVRLRQEVAEEQQRLREENLRLQESLKDRFHPANIIGKSKAMQMVYDLIAQVCQVGTTVLIRGESGTGKELVAHAIHYNSLRASKPFIKVNCAALPESVIESELFGHEKGAFTGAHNQRKGRFELADGGTIFLDEVGDLSPATQVKLLRVLQEREFERVGGTETIKSDVRVIAATNRDLEKLLETSTFRQDLYYRLNVFPIHVPPLRERGTDVLLLANYFSERFSRTNSKTIRRISTPAIDMLMSYHWPGNVRELENYIERAVILSSDEVIHGHHLPPTLQTAEASGTIHQGTLKSTMENVERELIADALKNSRGNKASAARSLGISERLMGLRVRKYGIDPRRFRTKK
- a CDS encoding DUF1178 family protein — its product is MIVFDLQCDQGHAFEGWFDDLKDLEKQLKKKLVACPVCGSEAVKRVPSAFAISKGRSQADHEKAAKMLGRSLQRYFQENFEDVGPQFAKEALKIHYGVSESRNIRGVSTSEEEKMLQEEGVDFFKVGTEAPPQSDSSEEDD
- a CDS encoding P-II family nitrogen regulator → MKMIIAYIKPERLNDVKQALYEAEVFNMSVTNIVGSGRQRGFSETYRGVAQEVNLLKKVRIEIGLNDDFVESAKAAIIKGARTGEIGDGVMFVLPMEESIRIRTGEQGPPAMG
- the rfaE2 gene encoding D-glycero-beta-D-manno-heptose 1-phosphate adenylyltransferase; the protein is MPSSQTKIMDAAAAAEAARAVRARGGKVVFTNGCFDLLHAGHVDILERARALGDYLVLGLNSDQSVRSLEKGVERPVVPQELRARVVAGLASVDAVVIFGQSTPAELIAEVLPDVLVKGGDWPEDKIVGADTVRAHGGEVYSLPLVEGLSTTGLVEKLTKPRP
- a CDS encoding DUF2333 family protein, translated to MAKDKLNDGEPRRAGWLNPFGSGLGPGGRVWRAVLLVVVLYFVCAPFVMWYEYNRAFPEFFNPAPPANAPSEMPALNTSGVVFSDTLVTLGNNMLGAWLPNDVIYPSVLMDNPQNFQLGELEVLRYCTRALRDKLSRQRTTDRIDKHADRAFTDFSNNPHLWIFPAAESKLSDGVRALGLYRQGLIKGTSHFYPRVDNLIELLDQFTSLLGGVDTRLANAPRDVGERLSEETAGDATQQGEKRMRVAVPWSQIDDNFYFGRGVAYAMYEAMLAVRWEFRDVIELKRSSELMDTIVDELRLAHFEPLVVLNGSRDSIFANHSLKLMATLENVRQKMINLQQMLER
- a CDS encoding NAD+ synthase, whose product is MPTLRIAQAQINPTVGDISANQELILDYARRAHQAGAHLVTFPELAVIGYPPEDLLLKPRFLMDSMAAVRELAAQCPPINLVVGFADADLEQGLCYNAAAVISKGEVRAVYRKKELPNYGVFDEKRYFAPGNDCLLLDLGGARLMLTICEDVWVAGDECELCARKHQAQVTLNISASPFHAGKLDERKDIVARFAAATGSYVFYNNLVGGQDELVFDGGCLAESPEGHTLACSPRFVQDLQIVDLELPPAAELPSLTSDPRVRVVELPLEGERPAAPLAPVCAPEMGYLAETYQALVLGTRDYIKKNGFKRVVLGLSGGIDSAFTAAVAVEALGVENVTGVTMPSQFTSNETRSDAELLAANLGIQLITVPVAHIYHIYLDEMREAFGPGAPGVEHENLQARIRGNILMALSNRFGWLVLTTGNKSETAVGYCTLYGDMAGGFAVIKDVPKTLVYELAAHVNESAGRELIPASTIERPPSAELRPDQKDSDSLPPYEVLDPILRAYVEEDMVLDEIVALGHDFAMVRDIIRLVDINEYKRRQAPPGVKITPKAFGRDRRLPITNHYRPGFDRRN
- a CDS encoding glutamine synthetase family protein; its protein translation is MAKMTKEGVLKAVKDNNVKFIRLWFTDILGVMKSFAITPNELETALSEGMGFDGSSIQGFARIDESDMIAMPDISTFQLLPWRNQESGAVARMFTDVLNPDGTPYEGDPRYVLKRQLKKAADKGYTMYVGPELEFFYFKDAYGTEYLDEGGYFDLTPLDVASDLRRDTILALEKLGITVEYSHHEVAPSQHEIDLRYAEALQMADAAMTYRLTVKEIAMMHGVYATFMPKPVFGENGSGMHTHQSLFKGKKNLFFDAKDEFGLSKEGKSYIAGLLKHAPEFTSIIAQWVNSYKRLVPGYEAPVYVAWARRNRSALVRVPMYKPGKEMATRCELRCPDPACNPYLAFAVMLAAGMKGMEEGYELAAPVEEDIFEMNAKQLKKHKISALPATLGDAIALTAKSSLVKETLGDHVFEKFLENKTAEWDAFRLYVTDWELDRYLSIL